The DNA segment AAAGGCTGGTGGCATTCAATGGATGACGGCCGGGAAGGGCATTATCCACTCAGAGGTATCATCAAACGAATTCATGAAGAATGGCGGAAATGTGGAAATCCTGCAATTATGGATCAACCTGCCCGCCAAGCTGAAAAATGCCGAGCCTAAATACATTGGGCTGGAGAAAGACCAAATTCCTGAATTGACTTTTGATGACGGTAAAGTAAAGGTCAATCTGATTGGAGGCCAATGGGGAGAGGAGGAAGCACCCTTCCAATCGCTGACGGATGTTTTAATGACCACCATCGAAATAGAAAGCGAGGGCAGCATCAGGCTTCCGGTTGACAATTCGCGGGAAGTGTTCTTTTATGTGGTGAGTGGAGCGGTCCGGGTTAATGAACAGGACGTGGAGAAGAGAACACTGATTGAATTTGATAGGGAAGGCGATCATATATTTTTGCAGGGAATAAAGAAAGCGGTTGTGCTTTTTGGGACCGCCACGCCTACTAACGAGCCGGTGGTTGCAAAAGGGCCATTTGTTATGAATACACAAGAGGAAATAATACAGGCGTATAAGGACTACCGGGAAGGTAAATTTGGAAGTCCGATGGAATAACCGGGATTTCCTTTACTTATTTTTTAAATTGAATTATTAATAATCTATTTTTCATCCAGCCTTACGCGGTACGCCAGTTCTACCTGCGCAAAAAACCCATCATGAAACGGCTGGAATACG comes from the Bacteroidia bacterium genome and includes:
- a CDS encoding pirin family protein, which gives rise to MHASVREDIQGLVTYNVIPTQKVAMDKLDPFLFLNHHGPQVFSANNKGLPFGAHPHKGFETVTFILDGDIAHKDNSGHSSIIKAGGIQWMTAGKGIIHSEVSSNEFMKNGGNVEILQLWINLPAKLKNAEPKYIGLEKDQIPELTFDDGKVKVNLIGGQWGEEEAPFQSLTDVLMTTIEIESEGSIRLPVDNSREVFFYVVSGAVRVNEQDVEKRTLIEFDREGDHIFLQGIKKAVVLFGTATPTNEPVVAKGPFVMNTQEEIIQAYKDYREGKFGSPME